In the genome of Vigna radiata var. radiata cultivar VC1973A unplaced genomic scaffold, Vradiata_ver6 scaffold_100, whole genome shotgun sequence, one region contains:
- the LOC106755271 gene encoding cell division topological specificity factor homolog, chloroplastic — translation MAISGDLRVSATLPLYRSHSHSPPLRTAFAPSPKVDFHRFLNGACNISDFTPKCRCLTIVRCNIRGSCKPVAAILGGPKFTSNSVSREAENFLLDAVKMNFFERLNLAWKIIFPSATSRRNSNARIAKQRLKMILFSDRCAVSDEAKRKIVSNVVRALSDFVEIESQDKVQLSVSADTDLGTIYSVTVPVRRVKPEYQDMDEFGTITNVEYKDTGESSGSVDVKFDFYVPDETTGF, via the exons ATGGCGATTTCCGGCGATCTGCGAGTCTCCGCCACTCTTCCTCTCTATCGCTCCCACTCCCACTCACCTCCACTTCGAACTGCTTTCGCCCCTTCCCCTAAG GTAGACTTTCATCGATTCTTGAATGGAGCATGTAACATCTCTGACTTCACCCCAAAATGCCGTTGCCTGACAATTGTACGATGCAATATTCGTGGGTCTTGCAAGCCAGTGGCTGCAATCCTTGGAGGTCCTAAATTCACCTCAAATTCAGTTAGTCGAGAAGCTGAAAATTTTCTCCTTGACGCTGTCAAAATGAACTTCTTTGAGCGATTAAATTTGGCTTGGAAGATAATTTTCCCATCGGCAACATCTAGAAGAAACTCTAATGCTAGAATTGCTAAGCAACGCTTGAAGATGATTTTGTTCTCTGATCGGTGTGCAGTAAGTGACGAGGCAAAGCGAAAAATTGTCAGCAATGTTGTGCGTGCTCTATCTGACTTTGTGGAAATAGAATCACAGGATAAAGTTCAGCTGAGTGTCTCTGCTGACACAGATCTTGGAACTATTTACTCTGTCACTGTGCCTGTACGGCGAGTTAAGCCAGAGTAtcaagatatggatgaatttgGGACAATAACAAATGTTGAGTATAAGGACACTGGAGAGAGTTCCGGTTCTGTTGATgttaaatttgatttctatgttcCAGACGAAACAACTGGATTTTGA